From a single Nicotiana tomentosiformis chromosome 2, ASM39032v3, whole genome shotgun sequence genomic region:
- the LOC104084589 gene encoding glutathione S-transferase yields the protein MAIKVHGPVMSPAVMRVVATLKEKELDFELLPVNMQTGDHKKEPFISLNPFGQVPAFEDGDLKLFESRAITQYIAHTYADKGNQLLANETKKMAIMSVWMEVESTKFDPIASKLSFELVVKPMLGMVTDDAAVTENEEKLGKILDVYESRLKDSKYLGGESFTLADLHHAPVVHYLMGTKVKSLFDARPHVKDWCADILARPAWSKALELHKQ from the exons ATGGCAATCAAAGTTCATGGCCCTGTTATGTCACCTGCTGTAATGAGAGTCGTTGCTACCCTCAAAGAAAAGGAGCTTGATTTTGAGCTTCTTCCAGTTAATATGCAAACTGGTGATCACAAAAAAGAACCTTTTATTTCTCTCAAT CCATTTGGTCAAGTTCCAGCTTTTGAAGATGGAGATCTCAAGCTTTTTG AGTCAAGAGCCATTACCCAATACATAGCACACACATATGCAGACAAAGGAAACCAACTATTAGCCAATGAGACCAAAAAAATGGCAATAATGTCAGTATGGATGGAAGTAGAATCAACAAAATTTGACCCTATTGCTTCAAAGTTAAGCTTTGAGTTAGTTGTTAAGCCAATGTTGGGAATGGTAACAGATGATGCAGCAGTTACAGAGAATGAAGaaaaattgggcaaaattcttGATGTGTATGAATCAAGACTTAAAGATTCAAAATATTTGGGTGGTGAGAGTTTTACACTTGCAGATTTGCACCATGCCCCTGTTGTGCATTATTTAATGGGGACTAAAGTTAAGAGTTTGTTTGATGCTAGACCTCATGTGAAGGATTGGTGTGCTGATATTTTGGCTAGGCCTGCTTGGTCTAAGGCACTTGAGTTGCACAAACAGTAA
- the LOC104084591 gene encoding uncharacterized protein OsI_027940-like → MSRHPQVKWAQRPDVVYLTVQLPDAKSSKVNLDPEGIFTFSATAGPESHAYELKLELFDKINVEESKINIGVRNIFCVLEKSEKKWWNKLLRGDEKAPHYVKVDWDKWVDEDDDNDTAAPGDFDMNSMDFSKFGDMGGMGLGDDAMGDDLDDSDDEEEEVTKPSETAEGEPKEQNSKVGGEAAEGKAEATPSS, encoded by the exons ATGAG CCGCCATCCACAAGTGAAGTGGGCCCAGAGACCAGATGTGGTGTATCTCACTGTGCAATTACCTGATGCTAAAAGTTCAAAGGTAAATCTGGACCCTGAAGGAATTTTTACCTTCTCTGCTACAGCTGGGCCGGAAAGCCATGCATACGAGTTGAAACTTGAGCTTTTTGATAAAATTAACGTTGAG GAGAGCAAAATAAATATTGGCGTGAGAAATATCTTCTGCGTTTTGGAAAAATCAGAGAAGAAATGGTGGAATAAATTGTTGCGTGGAGATGAGAAAGCACCACATTACGTGAAAGTAGATTGGGATAAGTGGGTGGACGAAGATGATGACAATGACACTG CTGCTCCTGGTGATTTCGACATGAATTCGATGGATTTCTCG AAATTCGGGGACATGGGTGGCATGGGACTTGGAGATGATGCAATGGGGGATGATCTCGATGACAGTGATGATGAAG AGGAAGAAGTCACAAAGCCTTCAGAGACGGCGGAGGGAGAACCTAAAGAACAAAACAGTAAGGTAGGAGGTGAAGCTGCAGAGGGAAAAGCAGAAGCAACGCCTAGCTCATGA
- the LOC104084592 gene encoding universal stress protein A-like protein, with product MTTTEEKSVMVVGIEDNQHSFYALEWTLDHFFGTSPSLFKLVIVHAKPSPASVIGLTGLGSVEILPSLETDLKKIAARVVEKAKEICTAKSVNDVIVEVEEGDARNVLCEAVEKHHASILVVGSHGYGVLRRTVLGSVSDYCAHHAHCSVMIVKKPKHKS from the exons ATGACAACAACAGAGGAGAAATCAGTTATGGTTGTGGGAATAGAAGACAATCAACACAGTTTTTATGCATTGGAATGGACTTTGGATCATTTTTTTGGAACTTCACCTTCTCTTTTCAAACTTGTCATTGTTCATGCCAAGCCTTCTCCTGCTTCTGTCATCGGCCTCACTGGTCTAG GCAGTGTGGAAATCTTGCCGTCGTTAGAAACGGATTTGAAGAAGATTGCTGCAAGGGTTGTGGAGAAAGCTAAGGAGATCTGCACTGCAAAATCC GTGAATGATGTTATAGTTGAGGTCGAGGAAGGTGATGCCAGGAATGTCCTATGTGAAGCTGTAGAGAAGCATCATGCCTCTATTTTAGTTGTTGGTAGTCATGGTTATGGAGTTTTAAGGAG GACTGTTTTGGGCAGTGTAAGTGACTACTGCGCTCATCATGCCCACTGCAGTGTTATGATTGTGAAGAAGCCAAAGCATAAATCCTAA